The following proteins come from a genomic window of Paucimonas lemoignei:
- a CDS encoding SpoVR family protein translates to MTAREQKRQPLSTGSEWTFELIQAYDREISRIAERYALDTYPNQIEVITAEQMMDAYASVGMPLGYHHWSYGKHFLSTEKSYTRGQMGLAYEIVINSDPCIAYLMEENTICMQALVVAHACYGHNSFFKGNYLFRTWTDASSIIDYLVFAKQYIMQCEERHGIDAVEDLLDSCHALMNYGVDRYKRPYPISAEEERRRQKDREEHLQKQINDLWRTIPKNADKNSKEDNARFPAEPQENILYFIEKHAPLLEPWQREVVRIVRKIAQYFYPQRQTQVMNEGWATFWHYTLMNDLYDEGLVTDGFMMEFLTSHTAVVYQPGFDSPYYSGINPYTLGFAMYRDIRRMCEEPTEEDRRWFPEIAGTDWLTAVKFAMSSFKDESFILQYLSPKVIRDLKLFSIMDDDQKDDLLVPAIHDEPGYRIIRETLAAQYNLGNREPNVQIYSIDRRGDRSLTLRHQQHDRKPLGESTEEVLKHLHRLWGFDIHLETLQGDQVMKTHHVPPRSEHPDGDYPRLDLSVVHL, encoded by the coding sequence ATGACCGCTAGAGAGCAGAAGCGCCAACCCCTCTCCACGGGTTCAGAGTGGACATTCGAACTGATCCAGGCCTACGACCGCGAAATCAGCCGTATCGCGGAGCGCTATGCGCTGGATACCTATCCCAACCAGATTGAAGTCATCACTGCTGAGCAGATGATGGATGCGTATGCGTCGGTGGGCATGCCTTTGGGCTATCACCATTGGTCCTACGGTAAGCACTTCCTGAGCACTGAAAAATCCTACACCCGTGGGCAGATGGGGCTGGCCTACGAAATCGTCATCAACTCCGACCCGTGTATCGCTTACCTGATGGAAGAAAACACCATCTGCATGCAGGCGCTTGTGGTGGCCCACGCGTGCTATGGGCACAACAGCTTCTTCAAAGGTAATTACCTGTTCCGCACCTGGACCGACGCCAGCTCGATCATTGATTACCTGGTGTTCGCCAAGCAGTACATCATGCAGTGCGAAGAGCGCCACGGTATCGACGCGGTCGAAGACCTGCTCGACTCTTGCCATGCCCTGATGAACTACGGCGTGGACCGTTACAAAAGGCCGTACCCGATTTCAGCTGAAGAAGAACGGCGTCGACAGAAGGATCGCGAGGAACACCTGCAGAAACAGATCAACGATCTGTGGCGCACCATCCCCAAGAATGCCGACAAGAACAGCAAGGAAGACAACGCCCGCTTCCCCGCCGAACCTCAGGAAAACATCCTTTACTTCATCGAAAAACACGCCCCTCTGCTGGAGCCTTGGCAGCGCGAAGTGGTGCGCATCGTGCGCAAGATCGCCCAGTACTTTTACCCGCAACGTCAGACGCAGGTCATGAACGAAGGCTGGGCGACGTTCTGGCACTACACGTTGATGAACGACCTGTACGACGAGGGGCTGGTGACCGACGGCTTCATGATGGAATTTCTCACCTCGCATACCGCAGTGGTCTATCAGCCGGGCTTCGACAGCCCGTATTACAGCGGCATCAATCCGTACACCCTGGGCTTTGCCATGTACCGCGACATCCGCCGCATGTGCGAAGAGCCCACTGAAGAAGATCGCCGCTGGTTCCCCGAAATTGCCGGCACAGATTGGCTCACAGCCGTTAAATTCGCCATGAGCAGTTTCAAGGACGAGAGCTTCATCCTGCAGTACCTGTCGCCCAAAGTGATCCGGGATCTGAAGCTGTTCAGCATCATGGATGACGACCAGAAAGATGACCTGCTGGTACCGGCGATCCATGACGAACCCGGCTACCGAATCATCCGTGAAACCCTGGCCGCGCAGTACAACCTGGGCAATCGCGAACCAAATGTGCAGATCTACAGCATCGACCGTCGAGGCGACCGCTCGCTGACCCTGCGTCATCAACAGCACGACCGCAAACCGCTGGGCGAATCCACTGAGGAGGTGCTCAAACACCTGCACCGGCTATGGGGCTTCGACATTCATCTGGAAACCCTGCAAGGCGATCAGGTGATGAAAACCCACCACGTCCCACCCAGAAGCGAGCATCCAGATGGGGACTATCCCCGGCTTGATCTCTCGGTGGTTCACCTTTAA